The sequence CCCCACCTCTTCCTCACGTACTCGGTCAGCTGGAGGAACGGCAGGTTCTTGTGGGAAATGTGGCTGAGAACTGTCCTCTTGGCGAGCTTGAGGCCAATCTCCGCAGCCTCGTCCACGTTGTTATGATAGGGATCGTTGGTTCCCGGGGGATAAGTCGCGTCAACTATTGCCAGCCGTAGGGGCGCCTTTTCCTCAAGGAACTCCCACGTTCCCTCGGGAAGGCCTTTTGTGTCGTAGAGCAGGGCGATACTCTTTCCGTCCTCCTCGATGAGGTAGCCAAGGGTCTCGACTTGGTGGTTCAGGTGGAGCGCTGTGATTTTAAGGGTGTCTATTTCAACGGTGTCGCCCGGCTTTATCGTCTTCGGGCGGAGATTCTTGGGCTCGTTTAGAATCAGCGCGTCAGCTTGGCCCTCCGGCGCGTAGAGCGGCGTTTCCAGCGCCATCCAGCGGAGCTTGTAGAGACCGTAGATGTGGTCGTGGTGCCAGTGAGTCAGGAAGATTGCCTCCAGCGGGACTTGGAGAGCATCCCTTATGTCCGTCCCGACGTCGAAGAGGACGGCTTTCTTGTTCTCTGTGATTATAGCCACCGTTGAAGGCAGCCTTCGGGCGAAGCCAAATTTCCTTGCCTCGTTGCAGGTCGGGCAGGTACACAGGTGCGCCGGGATTCCCTCGCTTCCTCCGGTGCCTATGAAGTAGACTATCAAGCCCACCACCTATTTTACAGCAGTGAAATAGTCCCCTTATAAGGGTTGTCTCAAATTTTAGAACATGAAGTTCATCGCCGACATGATGCTTGGCCGGCTCGCGAGGTGGCTCAGGCTTTACGGCTACGACACGCTCTACGGCGTCGAGGACGACGACGAGATACTAGAGATTGCCGGGAGAGAGGACAGAATAATCCTCACCCGCGATTCCGGGCTTGCTGAGAGGGCGAGAAAGTTCGGCCTCAAGGTAATCCTGCTAAGCTCAAACTCCCTTGAGGAGCAGGTTAGGGAGCTCAAGAGCTTCGGCGTTGAGTTTAGAGAGCTTTTTCCACCGAACGCCCGCTGCCCGAAGTGTAACGGGCTTATACGAACTGTCTCAAAGGAAGACGTTAGAGACAAAGTTCCCCCAAAGGTTTACGAGAGCTACGACGAGTTCTACGTCTGCGAGGACTGCGGCCAGGTTTACTGGCCCGGGAGACAGTGGAGGGAGATGTTAAAAATCGACGAAAGGCTTAGGAGAGTTTAAAAACCTCCATTCCAACCCCTGCCGGTGAGCCGATGAAGTGGAAAGACTGGGAGCCCTTCTACCTCCGCATCGTCAGGGAGATGGGTTACTCCATCGAGAAAGACCGTGAGGCCGCGCGGGTGCTAA is a genomic window of Thermococcus guaymasensis DSM 11113 containing:
- a CDS encoding MBL fold metallo-hydrolase, coding for MIVYFIGTGGSEGIPAHLCTCPTCNEARKFGFARRLPSTVAIITENKKAVLFDVGTDIRDALQVPLEAIFLTHWHHDHIYGLYKLRWMALETPLYAPEGQADALILNEPKNLRPKTIKPGDTVEIDTLKITALHLNHQVETLGYLIEEDGKSIALLYDTKGLPEGTWEFLEEKAPLRLAIVDATYPPGTNDPYHNNVDEAAEIGLKLAKRTVLSHISHKNLPFLQLTEYVRKRWGNKVLVAYDGMVFYV
- a CDS encoding DUF5615 family PIN-like protein gives rise to the protein MKFIADMMLGRLARWLRLYGYDTLYGVEDDDEILEIAGREDRIILTRDSGLAERARKFGLKVILLSSNSLEEQVRELKSFGVEFRELFPPNARCPKCNGLIRTVSKEDVRDKVPPKVYESYDEFYVCEDCGQVYWPGRQWREMLKIDERLRRV